Proteins from a single region of Gasterosteus aculeatus chromosome Y, fGasAcu3.hap1.1, whole genome shotgun sequence:
- the LOC120812908 gene encoding ammonium transporter Rh type C 1, translating to MGCVQSFRELCDRQKNTNVRKSLPAVCIVWQTAMIILFGVFIRYNEEADPHWVEHRHTNNISSDIENDFYYRYPSFQDVHVMIFVGFGFLMTFLKRYSFGAVGFNFLIAAFGLQWALLMQGWFHSLDYTDGKIKIGVESMINADFCVAGCLIAYGAVLGKVSAVQLLVMTLFGVTLFAVEEYIIVNVVHARDAGGSMVIHTFGAYYGLSISWMLYRPNLDQSDRLHGSVYHSDVFAMIGTLFLWMFWPSLNSAITDHGDGQHRAAINTYLALAATVLTTVAISSLFQKHGKLDMVHIQNSTLAGGVAVGTAAEFMLMPYGALIVGFCCGIISTLGYVYLTPFMEKYLKIQDMCGIHNLHAMPGVIGGIVGAITAASATESVYGVEGLINTFDFEKDFKDMVPSRQGGHQAAGLCVALCFGVGGGIAVGK from the exons ATGGGCTGTGTTCAGAGCTTCAGGGAATTGTGCGACCGTCAAAAAAATACCAATGTTCGTAAGAGTCTCCCAGCAGTTTGCATCGTGTGGCAAACAGCCATGATCATCTTGTTTGGGGTATTTATTCGCTACAATGAAGAAGCAGATCCGCACTGGGtcgagcacagacacacaaacaatatatcAAGTGACATAGAGAACGACTTCTACTACAGATATCCGA GTTTCCAGGATGTCCACGTGATGATCTTTGTTGGATTTGGCTTCCTCATGACGTTTCTTAAGCGCTACAGCTTCGGCGCTGTGGGTTTCAACTTCCTGATTGCAGCCTTTGGCCTCCAATGGGCGCTGCTGATGCAGGGCTGGTTCCACTCCCTGGACTACACGGATGGAAAGATAAAAATTGGAGTTGAAAG CATGATCAACGCTGACTTCTGCGTGGCGGGCTGCTTGATAGCCTACGGAGCCGTGCTCGGTAAAGTCAGTGCAGTCCAGCTGCTGGTTATGACGCTGTTTGGGGTCACGTTGTTTGCTGTGGAGGAATATATTATCGTAAATGTCGTACAT GCCAGAGATGCCGGAGGCTCCATGGTGATCCACACATTCGGAGCTTACTACGGCCTTTCCATCTCCTGGATGCTCTATAGGCCGAACCTGGACCAGAGCGACCGTCTGCACGGCTCCGTCTATCACTCCGATGTCTTTGCCATGATCG GCACCCTCTTCCTGTGGATGTTCTGGCCCAGCTTAAACTCGGCCATCACAGACCACGGCGACGGGCAGCACAGAGCGGCCATCAACACGTACCTGGCTTTGGCCGCAACAGTGCTCACTactgttgccatatccagcctCTTCCAGAAGCATGGGAAACTAGACATG GTCCACATCCAGAACTCCACTCTTGCTGGAGGTGTTGCAGTCGGAACTGCAGCAGAGTTCATGCTGATGCCCTACGGCGCTCTGATTGTGGGATTCTGCTGTGGAATCATCTCCACACTGGGATATGTCTACCTCACG cctttCATGGAGAAGTACCTGAAGATTCAGGACATGTGTGGAATCCATAACCTGCACGCCATGCCAGGAGTCATCGGTGGTATTGTGGGAGCCATTACTGCTGCATCTGCAACAGAGTCTGTTTATGGTGTTGAGGG GCTCATCAACACCTTTGACttcgaaaaggatttcaaagaCATGGTACCCTCACGGCAGGGCGGCCACCAGGCTGCGGGCCTCTGTGTAGCACTCTGCTTCGGTGTGGGCGGAGGTATCGCTGTCGGTAAGTAG
- the LOC120812738 gene encoding calcium and integrin-binding protein 1-like, producing MGTTASQLGKDLLSEYQELTFLTKQEILLAYKRFSELLSKDEKYVLNERVPMDRILTLPELKSNPFRKRICYVLSTSDSTNGSLTFEDFLDLLTAFSDSATMEIKSHYAFCIFDFDDDGTLDCGDLEKLVNCLTGETDETKLTAEEMRQLISNILEESDIDKDGTVNLSEFQHVISRSPDFVSPGSTFIKWIP from the exons ATGGGCACCACGGCCAGTCAACTTGGGAAGGATTTGCTCTCAGAATATCAA GAGCTGACTTTCTTGACAAAACAAGAAATTCTTCT tgccTACAAGAGATTCAGTGAACTGCTCAGTAAAGATGAGAAATACGTGCTCAACGAGAGAGTCCCAATGGATCGTATTCTCACTCTGCCAGAGCTCAAG TCCAACCCCTTCAGGAAGAGAATCTGCTACGTATTGTCAACATCTGATAGCACAAATGGAAGCCTCACCTTTGAGGACTTTCTGGATCTCCTGACTGCCTTCAGCGACTCTGCTACCATGGAAATCAAATCCCACTATGCGTTCTGTATATTTG ACTTTGATGACGATGGAACTCTTGACTGTGGTGATCTGGAGAAGTTGGTCAACTGTCTGACTGGTGAGACGGACGAGACAAAGCTGACCGCAGAGGAAATGAGGCAGCTCATCAGCAAT ATTCTTGAAGAGTCAGACATTGACAAGGATGGAACCGTGAACCTCTCAGAGTTTCAGCATGTCATTTCAAGGTCTCCAGATTTTGTCAG TCCAGGGTCCACGTTTATTAAATGGATCCCATAA
- the LOC120812884 gene encoding LOW QUALITY PROTEIN: GDP-D-glucose phosphorylase 1-like (The sequence of the model RefSeq protein was modified relative to this genomic sequence to represent the inferred CDS: substituted 1 base at 1 genomic stop codon), with protein sequence MKAGLFRYHLGDLQTRILPGPRGYVAQLNIERGIERRKPXEILSIQQEFNGEQFNFNKINPEEILFEMMKEVEGGSEKGPLHEPCRMVVLVNVSPLEFGHCLLVPDPSRCLPQVVTSFAIRVGIESVLLTSDLGFRVGFNSLGAFASVNHLHLHGYYLEHQLKIESMPVKPLVPEKGFYGLLDFPAGFLFYPESERVEEVAEAVCRVTNFLVDGDVAHNLFLTRGSPPCGRPRSEEERCSRRGVRVAVWPRASCFGAKEESAFNVALCELAGHLPFKNKKDYELISERDVTDIIQRYLLPDSEFHTLEHQLTRHLKDL encoded by the coding sequence ATGAAGGCGGGGCTCTTCCGCTACCATCTGGGTGATTTACAAACACGGATCCTGCCGGGCCCGCGTGGCTACGTGGCCCAGCTGAATATTGAAAGAGGAATAGAGAGAAGGAAGCCTTAGGAGATACTCAGCATTCAGCAGGAGTTCAATGGCGAGCAGTTTAATTTTAACAAGATCAATCCAGAGGAAATCCTATTTGAGATGATGAAGGAGGTTGAGGGAGGAAGCGAAAAGGGGCCGTTGCACGAACCCTGCAGGATGGTTGTGCTGGTCAACGTCAGCCCTTTGGAGTTTGGCCATTGTCTCCTCGTTCCAGACCCGTCCAGATGTCTCCCACAGGTCGTGACGAGCTTCGCCATCCGGGTTGGCATTGAATCCGTGCTTCTGACCTCCGATCTGGGCTTCCGTGTGGGGTTCAATAGTCTGGGAGCATTTGCGTCCGTCAATCATCTGCACCTCCACGGGTATTACCTGGAGCACCAGCTCAAGATAGAATCTATGCCGGTCAAGCCCCTGGTTCCTGAAAAGGGCTTTTATGGCTTGTTGGACTTTCCGGCAGGCTTTTTGTTTTACCCGGAGTcggagagggtggaggaagtCGCCGAAGCCGTCTGTCGAGTCACAAACTTTCTTGTGGACGGCGACGTCGCTCACAATCTGTTCCTGACAAGAGGAAGTCCGCCCTGTGGACGTCCACGGAGCGAAGAGGAACGCTGTTCAAGAAGAGGCGTCCGCGTCGCCGTGTGGCCGAGAGCGTCGTGCTTCGGCGCCAAAGAGGAATCGGCCTTCAATGTGGCTCTCTGTGAGCTCGCCGGACATTTACCTTTTAAGAACAAGAAGGATTATGAGCTCATTTCTGAGAGAGATGTAACAGATATCATCCAGAGGTACCTTCTGCCCGATTCAGAGTTTCACACCTTGGAGCATCAGCTCACTCGTCACTTAAAGGATTTATAA